A genomic region of Xyrauchen texanus isolate HMW12.3.18 chromosome 29, RBS_HiC_50CHRs, whole genome shotgun sequence contains the following coding sequences:
- the lgals4 gene encoding galectin-4 isoform X23: MGSKVAMNSFRNGGWQTEEFASENPFKKGEAFEMFIVPKPEGYQVFVNGKEHYMFKHRMPLETVTALNIVGHINANLFGFIENWSIPSFTKESKTTITSLGSSRWGLSTEQSEVLHPVQNPILPYVGTIPGGLRAGMALYLQGVIPTNADKFAINFKTGQSDKDDVAFHFNPRMGSKVAMNSFRNGGWQTEEFVSENPFKKGEAFEMFIVPKPEGYQVFVNGKEHYMFKHRMPLETVTALNIVGHINVNLFGFIENWSIPSFTKESKTTITSLGSSRWGLSTEQSEVLHPVQNPILPYVGTIPGGLRAGMALYLQGVIPTNADKFAINFKTGQSDKDDVAFHFNPRMGSKVAMNSFRNGGWQTEEFVSENPFKKGEAFEMFIVPKPEGYQVFVNGKEHYMFKHRMPLETVTALNIVGHINANLFGFIENWSIPSFTKESKTTITSLGSSRWGLSTVQSEVLHPVQNPTLPYEGPIAGGLRAGMALYFDGNVPTNADRFSINFKTGQSVKDDIAFHFNPRMGSKVVMNSFRNGRWQTEEFASQNPFKKGEAFSILIGIKSDGYKVHVKGQELFMFKHRIPLEKVTTLNIKGNVSISFFGFIMDK; the protein is encoded by the exons ATGGGCAGCAAG GTGGCCATGAACAGCTTCAGGAATGGAGGATGGCAGACTGAGGAATTTGCCTCTGAAAACCCCTTCAAAAAGGGAGAggcttttgaaatgtttatcgtCCCCAAACCTGAAGGATATCAG GTATTCGTGAATGGCAAGGAGCACTACATGTTCAAGCACCGTATGCCTCTGGAAACCGTGACAGCATTAAATATCGTTGGACATATTAACGCAAACCTTTTTGGCTTCATAGAA AACTGGAGCATACCTTCATTTACAAAAGAATCCAAGACAACAATCACCAGTCTGGGCAGCTCACGCTGGGGCCTTTCGACCGAACAGTCAGAGGTCTTACACCCGGTCCAAAATCCT ATCCTTCCCTATGTAGGCACAATTCCTGGAGGACTTAGAGCAGGAATGGCCTTGTACTTGCAGGGAGTTATTCCTACTAATGCTGACAA GTTCGCAATAAATTTCAAGACTGGACAGTCTGACAAGGATGATGTTGCTTTCCACTTCAACCCCCGAATGGGCAGCAAGGTGGCCATGAACAGCTTCAGGAATGGAGGATGGCAGACTGAGGAATTTGTCTCTGAAAACCCCTTCAAAAAGGGAGAggcttttgaaatgtttatcgtCCCCAAACCTGAAGGATATCAG GTATTCGTGAATGGCAAGGAGCACTACATGTTCAAGCACCGTATGCCTCTGGAAACCGTGACAGCATTAAATATCGTTGGACATATTAACGTAAACCTTTTTGGCTTCATAGAA AACTGGAGCATACCTTCATTTACAAAAGAATCCAAGACAACAATCACCAGTCTGGGCAGCTCACGCTGGGGCCTTTCGACCGAACAGTCAGAG GTCTTACACCCGGTCCAAAATCCT ATCCTTCCCTATGTAGGCACAATTCCTGGAGGACTTAGAGCAGGAATGGCCTTGTACTTGCAGGGAGTTATTCCTACTAATGCTGACAA GTTCGCCATAAATTTCAAGACTGGACAGTCTGACAAGGATGATGTTGCTTTCCACTTCAACCCCCGAATGGGCAGCAAGGTGGCCATGAACAGCTTCAGGAATGGAGGATGGCAGACTGAGGAATTTGTCTCTGAAAACCCCTTCAAAAAGGGAGAggcttttgaaatgtttatcgtCCCCAAACCTGAAGGATATCAG GTATTCGTGAATGGCAAGGAGCACTACATGTTCAAGCACCGTATGCCTCTGGAAACCGTGACAGCATTAAATATCGTTGGACATATTAACGCAAACCTTTTTGGCTTCATAGAA AACTGGAGCATACCTTCATTTACAAAAGAATCCAAGACAACAATCACCAGTCTGGGCAGCTCACGCTGGGGCCTTTCGACCGTACAGTCTGAGGTCTTACACCCGGTCCAAAATCCT ACTCTTCCCTATGAGGGCCCAATTGCCGGGGGTCTGAGAGCAGGAATGGCCTTGTACTTTGATGGAAATGTTCCTACTAATGCTGACCG GTTTTCAATAAATTTCAAGACTGGACAGTCTGTAAAGGATGATATTGCTTTCCACTTCAACCCCCGAATGGGCAGCAAGGTGGTCATGAACAGCTTCAGGAATGGAAGATGGCAGACTGAGGAATTTGCCTCTCAAAACCCCTTCAAAAAGGGAGAAGCATTCAGTATACTCATTGGCATCAAATCTGATGGATACAAG GTACATGTGAAAGGCCAAGAACTCTTCATGTTCAAGCACCGCATTCCTTTGGAAAAAGTTACTACACTTAATATCAAAGGGAATGTCTCCATCAGCTTCTTTGGTTTTATCATG GATAAGTGA
- the lgals4 gene encoding galectin-4 isoform X7 — MGSKVAMNSFRNGGWQTEEFASENPFKKGEAFEMFIVPKPEGYQVFVNGKEHYMFKHRIPLENVTVLNILGHITANLFGFIENWSIPSFTKESKTTITSLGSSRWGLSTVQSEVLHPVQNPILPYVGTIPGGLRAGMALYLQGVIPTNADKFAINFKTGQSDKDDVAFHFNPRMGSKVAMNSFRNGGWQTEEFVSENPFKKGEAFEMFIVPKPEGYQVFVNGKEHYMFKHRIPLENVTVLNILGHITANLFGFIENWSIPSFTKDSKTTITSLGSSQWGLSTVQSEVLHPVQNPILPYVGTIPGGLKAGMALYLQGVIPTNAEKFAINFKTGQSDKDDVAFHFNPRMGSKVAMNSFRNGGWQTEEFVSENPFKKGEAFEMFIVPKPEGYQVFVNGKEHYMFKHRMPLETVTALNIVGHINANLFGFIENWSIPSFTKESKTTITSLGSSRWGLSTVQSEVLHPVQNPTLPYEGPIAGGLRAGMALYFDGNVPTNADRFSINFKTGQSVKDDIAFHFNPRMGSKVVMNSFRNGRWQTEEFASQNPFKKGEAFSILIGIKSDGYKVHVKGQELFMFKHRIPLEKVTTLNIKGNVSISFFGFIMDK, encoded by the exons GTGGCCATGAACAGCTTCAGGAATGGAGGATGGCAGACTGAGGAATTTGCCTCTGAAAACCCCTTCAAAAAGGGAGAggcttttgaaatgtttatcgtCCCCAAACCTGAAGGATATCAG GTATTCGTGAATGGCAAGGAGCACTACATGTTTAAGCACCGTATACCTCTGGAAAATGTGACAGTATTAAATATCCTTGGACATATTACTGCAAACCTTTTTGGCTTCATAGAA AACTGGAGCATACCTTCATTTACAAAGGAATCCAAGACAACAATCACCAGTCTGGGCAGCTCACGCTGGGGCCTTTCGACCGTACAGTCAGAAGTCTTACACCCGGTCCAAAATCCT ATCCTTCCCTATGTAGGCACAATTCCTGGAGGACTTAGAGCAGGAATGGCCTTGTACTTGCAGGGAGTTATTCCTACTAATGCTGACAA GTTCGCAATAAATTTCAAGACTGGACAGTCTGACAAGGATGATGTTGCTTTCCACTTCAACCCCCGAATGGGCAGCAAGGTGGCCATGAACAGCTTCAGGAATGGAGGATGGCAGACTGAGGAATTTGTCTCTGAAAACCCCTTCAAAAAGGGAGAggcttttgaaatgtttatcgtCCCCAAACCTGAAGGATATCAG GTATTCGTGAATGGCAAGGAGCACTACATGTTTAAGCACCGTATACCTCTGGAAAATGTGACAGTATTAAATATCCTTGGACATATTACTGCAAACCTTTTTGGCTTCATAGAA AACTGGAGCATACCTTCATTTACAAAGGACTCCAAGACAACAATCACCAGTCTGGGCAGCTCACAGTGGGGCCTTTCGACCGTACAGTCAGAGGTCTTACACCCGGTCCaaaatcca ATCCTTCCCTATGTGGGCACAATTCCTGGAGGACTTAAAGCAGGAATGGCCTTGTACTTGCAGGGAGTTATTCCTACTAATGCTGAGAA GTTCGCCATAAATTTCAAGACTGGACAGTCTGACAAGGATGATGTTGCTTTCCACTTCAACCCCCGAATGGGCAGCAAGGTGGCCATGAACAGCTTCAGGAATGGAGGATGGCAGACTGAGGAATTTGTCTCTGAAAACCCCTTCAAAAAGGGAGAggcttttgaaatgtttatcgtCCCCAAACCTGAAGGATATCAG GTATTCGTGAATGGCAAGGAGCACTACATGTTCAAGCACCGTATGCCTCTGGAAACCGTGACAGCATTAAATATCGTTGGACATATTAACGCAAACCTTTTTGGCTTCATAGAA AACTGGAGCATACCTTCATTTACAAAAGAATCCAAGACAACAATCACCAGTCTGGGCAGCTCACGCTGGGGCCTTTCGACCGTACAGTCTGAGGTCTTACACCCGGTCCAAAATCCT ACTCTTCCCTATGAGGGCCCAATTGCCGGGGGTCTGAGAGCAGGAATGGCCTTGTACTTTGATGGAAATGTTCCTACTAATGCTGACCG GTTTTCAATAAATTTCAAGACTGGACAGTCTGTAAAGGATGATATTGCTTTCCACTTCAACCCCCGAATGGGCAGCAAGGTGGTCATGAACAGCTTCAGGAATGGAAGATGGCAGACTGAGGAATTTGCCTCTCAAAACCCCTTCAAAAAGGGAGAAGCATTCAGTATACTCATTGGCATCAAATCTGATGGATACAAG GTACATGTGAAAGGCCAAGAACTCTTCATGTTCAAGCACCGCATTCCTTTGGAAAAAGTTACTACACTTAATATCAAAGGGAATGTCTCCATCAGCTTCTTTGGTTTTATCATG GATAAGTGA
- the lgals4 gene encoding galectin-4 isoform X5 yields the protein MGSKVAMNSFRNGGWQTEEFASENPFKKGEAFEMFIVPKPEGYQVFVNGKEHYMFKHRMPLETVTALNIVGHINANLFGFIENWSIPSFTKESKTTITSLGSSRWGLSTEQSEVLHPVQNPILPYVGTIPGGLRAGMALYLQGVIPTNADKFAINFKTGQSDKDDVAFHFNPRMGSKVAMNSFRNGGWQTEEFVSENPFKKGEAFEMFIVPKPEGYQVFVNGKEHYMFKHRIPLENVTVLNILGHITANLFGFIENWSIPSFTKDSKTTITSLGSSQWGLSTVQSEVLHPVQNPILPYVGTIPGGLKAGMALYLQGVIPTNAEKFAINFKTGQSDKDDVAFHFNPRMGSKVAMNSFRNGGWQTEEFVSENPFKKGEAFEMFIVPKPEGYQVFVNGKEHYMFKHRMPLETVTALNIVGHINANLFGFIENWSIPSFTKESKTTITSLGSSRWGLSTVQSEVLHPVQNPTLPYEGPIAGGLRAGMALYFDGNVPTNADRFSINFKTGQSVKDDIAFHFNPRMGSKVVMNSFRNGRWQTEEFASQNPFKKGEAFSILIGIKSDGYKVHVKGQELFMFKHRIPLEKVTTLNIKGNVSISFFGFIMDK from the exons GTGGCCATGAACAGCTTCAGGAATGGAGGATGGCAGACTGAGGAATTTGCCTCTGAAAACCCCTTCAAAAAGGGAGAggcttttgaaatgtttatcgtCCCCAAACCTGAAGGATATCAG GTATTCGTGAATGGCAAGGAGCACTACATGTTCAAGCACCGTATGCCTCTGGAAACCGTGACAGCATTAAATATCGTTGGACATATTAACGCAAACCTTTTTGGCTTCATAGAA AACTGGAGCATACCTTCATTTACAAAAGAATCCAAGACAACAATCACCAGTCTGGGCAGCTCACGCTGGGGCCTTTCGACCGAACAGTCAGAGGTCTTACACCCGGTCCAAAATCCT ATCCTTCCCTATGTAGGCACAATTCCTGGAGGACTTAGAGCAGGAATGGCCTTGTACTTGCAGGGAGTTATTCCTACTAATGCTGACAA GTTCGCAATAAATTTCAAGACTGGACAGTCTGACAAGGATGATGTTGCTTTCCACTTCAACCCCCGAATGGGCAGCAAGGTGGCCATGAACAGCTTCAGGAATGGAGGATGGCAGACTGAGGAATTTGTCTCTGAAAACCCCTTCAAAAAGGGAGAggcttttgaaatgtttatcgtCCCCAAACCTGAAGGATATCAG GTATTCGTGAATGGCAAGGAGCACTACATGTTTAAGCACCGTATACCTCTGGAAAATGTGACAGTATTAAATATCCTTGGACATATTACTGCAAACCTTTTTGGCTTCATAGAA AACTGGAGCATACCTTCATTTACAAAGGACTCCAAGACAACAATCACCAGTCTGGGCAGCTCACAGTGGGGCCTTTCGACCGTACAGTCAGAGGTCTTACACCCGGTCCaaaatcca ATCCTTCCCTATGTGGGCACAATTCCTGGAGGACTTAAAGCAGGAATGGCCTTGTACTTGCAGGGAGTTATTCCTACTAATGCTGAGAA GTTCGCCATAAATTTCAAGACTGGACAGTCTGACAAGGATGATGTTGCTTTCCACTTCAACCCCCGAATGGGCAGCAAGGTGGCCATGAACAGCTTCAGGAATGGAGGATGGCAGACTGAGGAATTTGTCTCTGAAAACCCCTTCAAAAAGGGAGAggcttttgaaatgtttatcgtCCCCAAACCTGAAGGATATCAG GTATTCGTGAATGGCAAGGAGCACTACATGTTCAAGCACCGTATGCCTCTGGAAACCGTGACAGCATTAAATATCGTTGGACATATTAACGCAAACCTTTTTGGCTTCATAGAA AACTGGAGCATACCTTCATTTACAAAAGAATCCAAGACAACAATCACCAGTCTGGGCAGCTCACGCTGGGGCCTTTCGACCGTACAGTCTGAGGTCTTACACCCGGTCCAAAATCCT ACTCTTCCCTATGAGGGCCCAATTGCCGGGGGTCTGAGAGCAGGAATGGCCTTGTACTTTGATGGAAATGTTCCTACTAATGCTGACCG GTTTTCAATAAATTTCAAGACTGGACAGTCTGTAAAGGATGATATTGCTTTCCACTTCAACCCCCGAATGGGCAGCAAGGTGGTCATGAACAGCTTCAGGAATGGAAGATGGCAGACTGAGGAATTTGCCTCTCAAAACCCCTTCAAAAAGGGAGAAGCATTCAGTATACTCATTGGCATCAAATCTGATGGATACAAG GTACATGTGAAAGGCCAAGAACTCTTCATGTTCAAGCACCGCATTCCTTTGGAAAAAGTTACTACACTTAATATCAAAGGGAATGTCTCCATCAGCTTCTTTGGTTTTATCATG GATAAGTGA